A stretch of the Streptomyces sp. NBC_00078 genome encodes the following:
- a CDS encoding MOSC domain-containing protein gives MGGAVSAVSSNGVYSFTKPNRQSINLLAGLGVEGDVHAGTTVKHRSRVARDPSQPNLRQVHLMHEELFEEVREAGFEVLAGQLGENVTTRGIDLLALPVGTLLRLGTEAVVEVTGLRNPCLQIDGFQHGLLKRVVGRDSDGTPRLKAGIMSVVVSGGTVRPGDPVKIELPDGPHRPLEIV, from the coding sequence ATGGGTGGGGCGGTCAGTGCGGTCAGCAGCAACGGCGTGTACTCGTTCACCAAGCCGAACCGGCAGAGCATCAATTTGCTCGCGGGACTCGGGGTGGAGGGGGACGTGCACGCCGGTACGACGGTGAAGCACCGGTCCCGGGTGGCGAGAGACCCCTCGCAGCCGAACCTTCGGCAGGTGCACCTCATGCACGAGGAGTTGTTCGAGGAGGTGCGGGAGGCCGGGTTCGAGGTACTGGCCGGGCAGCTCGGGGAGAACGTCACCACGCGCGGGATCGATCTCCTCGCCCTGCCCGTCGGAACGCTGCTGCGGCTGGGGACGGAGGCCGTCGTCGAGGTCACGGGGCTGCGCAACCCCTGTCTGCAGATCGACGGGTTCCAGCACGGGCTGCTGAAGCGGGTCGTCGGGCGGGACAGCGACGGCACGCCCCGGCTCAAGGCCGGGATCATGAGCGTCGTGGTCAGCGGTGGGACGGTGCGCCCCGGGGATCCGGTGAAGATCGAGCTGCCGGACGGACCGCACCGGCCACTGGAGATCGTCTGA
- a CDS encoding glycoside hydrolase family 25 protein, which yields MLRGIDVSAYQSSSYGTDGLSFVFIKATEGRSYVNPRLTAQTKHGRDAGLVVGFYHFLWPGNLQAQAEYFVRHAPEKAGDILAVDWERNSAGTHASNAEKDLFIRKVKELRPNNRVVLYANRDFWLNIDTTSYAGDGLWIADYVTAGKPRIKAKWRFHQYTSEPHDKNVADFADKPALKEWAGNA from the coding sequence ATGCTGCGCGGCATCGACGTAAGCGCATACCAGTCCTCCTCGTACGGCACGGACGGTCTCTCCTTCGTCTTCATCAAGGCGACGGAGGGCCGTTCGTACGTCAACCCGAGACTCACCGCCCAGACGAAGCACGGCCGCGACGCCGGTCTCGTCGTCGGCTTCTACCACTTCCTGTGGCCGGGCAACCTGCAGGCCCAGGCGGAGTACTTCGTCAGACACGCCCCCGAGAAGGCGGGCGACATCCTCGCCGTCGACTGGGAGCGCAACAGCGCCGGCACGCACGCGAGCAACGCGGAGAAGGACCTGTTCATCCGCAAGGTGAAGGAACTGCGGCCGAACAACCGGGTGGTCCTCTATGCGAACCGGGACTTCTGGCTGAACATCGACACCACGTCATACGCCGGCGACGGCCTCTGGATCGCCGACTACGTCACGGCGGGCAAGCCCCGCATCAAGGCCAAATGGCGCTTCCACCAGTACACCAGCGAGCCGCACGACAAGAACGTCGCGGACTTCGCCGACAAGCCCGCGCTGAAGGAGTGGGCCGGCAACGCGTGA
- a CDS encoding glycosyl hydrolase 53 family protein produces MTDNGQTGPAGLRRRSVLLGADAGAGAKALGAGPLATPAQAASFVKGADVSRLPQTEAKGYYWNNGSGVRQDLFTVLKGYGITAVSLRTWVNPSSDPANGHCGIEETAPAGAAGQERRWTRRAPRRDRA; encoded by the coding sequence ATGACCGACAACGGACAGACCGGGCCTGCCGGATTACGGCGACGCAGCGTGCTGCTGGGCGCGGACGCCGGCGCAGGTGCGAAAGCGCTCGGGGCCGGCCCCCTCGCGACCCCGGCGCAGGCGGCGTCCTTCGTCAAGGGCGCGGACGTCAGCCGGCTGCCGCAGACGGAGGCGAAGGGCTACTACTGGAACAACGGCTCCGGGGTACGGCAGGACCTGTTCACCGTCCTCAAGGGGTACGGCATCACCGCGGTCAGCCTGCGGACCTGGGTGAACCCGTCCAGTGATCCGGCCAACGGCCACTGCGGCATCGAGGAGACCGCCCCAGCTGGCGCAGCGGGCCAAGAACGCCGGTGGACTCGAAGGGCGCCTCGCCGAGATCGGGCTTGA
- a CDS encoding VWA domain-containing protein, whose product MSLCLPTYVVIDASSSMKPHEAVLNATLSRLHYNLATNPRVSEFARVSVVAFSTDVHVVIPMSDMEQVPAMPEVICGGRTEYGKTFDRVRECIEQDVSNLRTQNLDVLRPTIFFLTDGAPTDAHWQDPFRRLVDRDWPRYPHVIAYGFGGARRDVLEQVATKALFIADGSDTESALSAAITGLLNTLIASSKTGQMQIATDVKGFKYVEVAQEYVD is encoded by the coding sequence ATGTCACTCTGCTTGCCCACCTACGTGGTGATCGACGCGTCCTCGTCGATGAAGCCGCACGAGGCAGTGCTCAACGCGACCCTCTCCCGTCTGCACTACAACCTGGCGACAAATCCCCGCGTCTCGGAGTTCGCCCGGGTCTCCGTGGTCGCCTTCTCCACCGATGTGCACGTGGTGATCCCGATGTCGGACATGGAACAGGTGCCGGCCATGCCGGAGGTGATCTGCGGCGGGCGCACGGAGTACGGCAAGACCTTCGACCGGGTGCGGGAGTGCATCGAACAGGATGTCAGCAACCTGCGGACACAGAACCTCGACGTACTACGGCCGACGATCTTCTTCCTGACCGACGGCGCTCCGACCGACGCGCACTGGCAGGACCCCTTCCGCAGGCTCGTGGACAGGGACTGGCCGCGGTACCCTCACGTGATCGCGTACGGCTTCGGCGGCGCGAGGCGCGACGTGCTGGAACAGGTGGCGACCAAGGCGCTGTTCATCGCCGACGGTTCGGACACCGAGTCGGCGCTGAGCGCAGCGATCACCGGTCTGCTCAACACCCTGATCGCCTCGTCGAAGACCGGTCAGATGCAGATCGCCACCGACGTCAAGGGCTTCAAGTACGTCGAGGTCGCCCAGGAGTACGTGGACTGA
- a CDS encoding protein phosphatase 2C domain-containing protein gives MNGRARAVLLVAVVIGAFIEVGTEHRRYGLLVDGFALAAVGVVGAAAVLRSESAATPARQQDRREPEPRLSPTVPVCRYVTGPAAAPQPRPPGPRPFLRERPTDLSVPLFGDGARAQGYPWQLPERTVQNGIAADEATVGAFTVRAASVIGPGHRCSQPAQPRQDSYRIGRSRDSRYAIMAVADGLSSAAWSDAGATTASSQAVTLLREQIETVGFNRLDFKDLYGRIAESVAAHAAGRRVDTSDVATVLITAVLAEPDTNGVARAWITWLGDSTAWTLDPHAPLWQCSAGEAKDRTAAVVSNEVAGRLPDTPQLAMGQYVTLAPGAALALVTDGIGDAWADPAGNVNEYFANAWRSPVPATRFTADVGFDAPQCLDDRTAVVMWNGGRA, from the coding sequence ATGAACGGACGTGCGCGGGCAGTGCTGCTCGTGGCCGTCGTCATCGGGGCCTTCATCGAGGTCGGCACGGAACATCGGCGGTACGGCCTGCTCGTCGACGGGTTCGCCCTCGCGGCCGTGGGTGTCGTCGGCGCGGCGGCCGTGCTGAGGTCGGAGTCCGCCGCGACGCCCGCCCGGCAGCAGGATCGGCGCGAACCGGAACCCCGGCTCAGCCCGACTGTCCCGGTCTGCCGCTACGTCACCGGACCGGCGGCAGCGCCCCAGCCCCGGCCCCCGGGACCCCGGCCGTTCCTGCGCGAGCGGCCGACCGACCTGAGCGTTCCCCTCTTCGGCGACGGCGCCCGTGCCCAGGGCTACCCCTGGCAGCTGCCCGAGCGCACGGTCCAGAACGGGATCGCTGCCGACGAGGCCACGGTCGGTGCCTTCACCGTCCGCGCAGCCTCCGTCATCGGGCCCGGCCACCGCTGCAGCCAACCCGCACAGCCGCGGCAGGACTCGTACCGGATCGGGCGAAGCCGGGACAGCCGGTACGCGATCATGGCCGTGGCCGACGGCCTGTCCAGCGCGGCCTGGTCCGACGCCGGGGCCACCACTGCCTCCAGCCAGGCCGTCACCCTGCTGCGCGAGCAGATCGAGACCGTGGGCTTCAACCGGCTGGATTTCAAAGATCTGTACGGGCGGATCGCGGAATCGGTCGCCGCGCACGCGGCCGGACGCCGCGTCGACACCTCGGACGTGGCCACCGTACTGATCACAGCGGTGCTCGCCGAGCCGGACACGAACGGCGTTGCCAGGGCCTGGATCACGTGGCTCGGCGACAGTACGGCCTGGACGCTCGACCCGCACGCCCCGCTGTGGCAGTGCTCCGCCGGCGAGGCGAAGGACCGTACGGCCGCGGTGGTCTCGAACGAGGTCGCCGGGCGGCTGCCGGACACACCGCAACTGGCCATGGGCCAGTACGTCACGCTGGCTCCCGGCGCCGCGCTCGCCCTGGTCACGGACGGGATCGGCGACGCGTGGGCTGACCCGGCAGGCAACGTCAACGAGTACTTCGCGAACGCCTGGCGCTCGCCGGTCCCGGCCACGCGGTTCACCGCCGACGTCGGCTTCGACGCACCGCAGTGCCTCGACGACCGCACCGCTGTCGTGATGTGGAACGGTGGCCGGGCATGA
- a CDS encoding Crp/Fnr family transcriptional regulator: MSNTRVRGAAAYWPPAGLLGRVDEADRAILLRLGHSVTYPAGQIAIREADTSDFALLLLGGMMKVTALAQDGREALVAVRMAGDLVGEFAGIDGQLRTGTVTACGRVLARYILRSELLECTKQHPSIGLALSASVVAKLRTATGRIVDFTGCDVLGRLARILHHLAVIYGPPDRNEAQLPLSQPEMATLAGAAESSIHKALRALRESGAVVTGYRRITILDLDHLARIAAAAGPDGSPAISPNT; encoded by the coding sequence ATGAGCAACACACGTGTTCGCGGGGCAGCGGCCTACTGGCCGCCGGCCGGGCTGCTCGGCCGGGTCGACGAGGCCGACCGCGCCATCCTGCTGAGACTCGGCCACAGCGTGACCTACCCGGCCGGTCAGATCGCCATCCGCGAGGCCGACACCTCGGACTTCGCGCTGCTCCTGCTCGGCGGCATGATGAAAGTCACCGCGCTCGCGCAGGACGGCCGCGAGGCGCTGGTGGCCGTACGGATGGCCGGGGACCTGGTCGGGGAGTTCGCCGGGATCGACGGCCAGCTGCGCACGGGCACCGTGACCGCCTGCGGCAGGGTGCTGGCCCGCTACATACTCCGCTCCGAACTGCTGGAGTGCACAAAACAGCACCCCTCCATAGGACTTGCACTCAGCGCGAGCGTGGTGGCCAAGCTGCGCACGGCGACCGGCCGGATCGTCGACTTCACCGGATGCGACGTGCTCGGGCGGCTGGCCAGGATCCTCCACCACCTGGCCGTCATCTACGGGCCTCCCGACCGCAACGAAGCTCAACTCCCGCTGTCGCAGCCGGAGATGGCCACCCTGGCCGGCGCGGCGGAGTCGTCGATCCACAAGGCCCTGCGGGCGTTGCGGGAGTCGGGCGCGGTCGTGACCGGCTACCGGAGGATCACGATCCTCGATCTGGACCACCTCGCCCGGATCGCCGCCGCGGCCGGGCCCGACGGATCGCCGGCGATCTCGCCGAACACGTAA
- a CDS encoding ATP-binding protein, whose product MSENNGAPDDSRRIRAGDVSGTVVIGSGNTVSNLRITAESGSTVTVHGGPLPDPVQRPSISQLPRSAAEPLFGRARDLRVLREAIETRQLVQVWGAPGVGKSALLRHLACTMARGPEGAAYIEAGGRTADDIAQAIFDIGFDAPNYKPSLEVLKEHLKTLRLRIYLDDAGLGEKDLRRLFDMAGQSTFVFTSQQRSAVDGVHAIRLEGLTASAAAELVETLLSRELRPDEVPIVDALCDAVDGNPLRLRRIALSAATGKGLPGIADLPELLPALLNRLLPQERDLLYLLGSLSGAELAARHLNDLLGRPDTDALADGLARHGLLFASETGYSCPPDVAECVLNSRKTGFPVDRLCRALTAWVEARDTTPDDVAAHFQALDVAVLRAEQSGHAQLGAALARAASPKLALSRQFDAWGSLLGVGWAAAKSAGDKEGEEFFLHEARTRRRALGRGALTAALVLEADVLWRELTALHTHSAAHQVANAASTSTPLTSTPTVHPGTPAHGAGSTHAVTHSTVHTSAASAPAHTALTAHGARPVVDLSHASAQPHVAVHAAGAHSAVPIPPRIDLSAAHSSVTPSRHAVSTTTTAANAGQTGVAAGGAAGATGGISALALACVIGAVAVLGVGATVYANDQADQSPVVSSSSVSTPDLSDDTLPTDDTTSSVDPVCATVITELSSATQQFNTDAAIASDAVDSYNSDMNAYNSGESSTAPDDSTLLSQVSTVISDLNSVESTLRGAISQAQDSSVESDLDDMLTATQQIQSLYQSYENDPGASGVDTSSQTSAMNSASDSLQTDCGE is encoded by the coding sequence ATGTCAGAGAACAACGGTGCGCCGGACGATTCCAGGCGGATCCGGGCAGGCGACGTGTCCGGAACGGTGGTCATAGGCAGCGGCAACACCGTGAGCAACCTGAGGATCACCGCCGAGTCCGGTTCGACCGTCACCGTGCACGGGGGACCGCTGCCGGATCCGGTCCAACGCCCGTCGATCTCCCAGCTGCCGCGATCCGCCGCCGAGCCGCTGTTCGGACGAGCGCGGGACCTGCGCGTACTGCGAGAGGCGATCGAGACACGTCAGTTGGTGCAGGTCTGGGGCGCGCCCGGGGTCGGCAAGAGTGCGTTGCTGCGCCACCTCGCGTGCACGATGGCGCGCGGGCCCGAAGGCGCGGCCTACATCGAAGCCGGCGGACGTACGGCTGATGACATCGCGCAGGCGATATTCGACATCGGTTTCGACGCGCCGAACTACAAGCCGTCGCTGGAGGTGCTGAAGGAGCATCTGAAGACCCTGCGGCTGCGGATCTACCTGGACGACGCGGGACTCGGCGAGAAGGACCTGCGCCGACTCTTCGACATGGCCGGGCAGTCCACGTTCGTCTTCACCTCGCAGCAGCGGTCCGCGGTCGACGGTGTGCACGCGATCCGACTCGAAGGGCTGACGGCCTCGGCGGCGGCGGAACTGGTGGAGACGCTGCTCTCCCGCGAACTGCGGCCCGACGAGGTGCCGATCGTGGACGCGCTGTGCGACGCGGTGGACGGCAACCCGCTCCGGCTGCGGCGCATCGCCTTGTCGGCCGCGACCGGCAAGGGCCTGCCGGGCATCGCCGATCTTCCCGAACTCCTTCCCGCACTGCTGAACAGGCTCCTGCCGCAGGAGCGCGACCTGCTGTACCTGCTCGGCTCGCTGTCCGGCGCCGAGTTGGCCGCCCGGCATCTCAATGATCTGCTCGGCCGGCCGGACACCGATGCGCTCGCCGACGGTCTGGCGCGACACGGCCTGCTGTTCGCCTCGGAGACCGGCTACAGCTGTCCGCCGGACGTCGCCGAGTGCGTGCTGAACAGTCGGAAGACGGGGTTTCCCGTCGATCGGCTCTGCCGGGCGCTCACCGCGTGGGTCGAGGCGAGGGACACCACCCCCGACGACGTCGCGGCCCACTTTCAGGCCCTGGATGTCGCGGTGCTGCGAGCGGAGCAGAGCGGACACGCACAGCTCGGAGCGGCGCTGGCCCGTGCCGCCTCGCCGAAACTGGCGCTGTCCCGGCAGTTCGACGCGTGGGGCAGCCTGCTCGGAGTCGGCTGGGCAGCGGCGAAGAGTGCGGGGGACAAGGAGGGCGAGGAGTTCTTCCTGCACGAGGCTCGCACCCGACGGAGGGCGCTCGGCCGGGGTGCGCTGACGGCAGCCCTGGTGCTCGAGGCGGACGTGCTGTGGCGGGAACTCACCGCCCTGCACACGCATTCGGCGGCCCACCAGGTCGCCAACGCGGCGTCGACCAGCACACCGCTGACCAGCACACCGACGGTCCACCCGGGCACCCCGGCGCACGGCGCGGGCAGCACACACGCCGTCACCCACTCGACCGTCCACACATCCGCGGCTTCGGCTCCCGCGCACACAGCCTTGACCGCCCACGGGGCGAGGCCGGTTGTCGACCTGTCCCATGCCTCCGCGCAGCCGCACGTCGCGGTCCACGCGGCTGGTGCACACTCAGCGGTACCGATACCTCCGCGGATCGACCTCTCGGCGGCGCACTCTTCCGTCACCCCGTCGAGGCACGCCGTGAGCACCACGACGACTGCGGCGAATGCAGGCCAAACGGGGGTCGCCGCCGGCGGTGCGGCGGGTGCCACGGGCGGAATATCGGCACTCGCCCTCGCCTGCGTGATCGGCGCCGTAGCCGTGCTGGGCGTGGGTGCCACGGTCTACGCGAACGACCAGGCGGACCAGTCTCCGGTCGTCTCGTCGAGTTCCGTCAGTACGCCGGACCTGAGCGATGACACCTTGCCCACCGACGACACCACGTCCAGCGTCGACCCCGTGTGCGCGACCGTGATTACCGAACTGTCGTCAGCGACCCAGCAGTTCAACACCGACGCCGCCATCGCGTCCGACGCGGTCGACTCGTACAACAGCGACATGAACGCCTACAACTCGGGCGAGTCGTCCACCGCTCCCGACGACAGCACGTTGCTCTCGCAGGTCAGTACCGTCATCAGCGACCTGAACTCCGTCGAGTCCACGTTGCGGGGGGCGATCTCGCAAGCCCAGGACAGCTCCGTGGAATCAGACCTCGACGACATGCTGACCGCCACTCAGCAGATCCAGAGCCTGTACCAGTCGTACGAGAACGATCCGGGAGCTTCCGGCGTCGACACGTCGAGTCAGACCTCGGCGATGAACTCGGCGTCAGACAGCCTGCAGACCGACTGCGGCGAGTGA
- a CDS encoding FHA domain-containing protein has protein sequence MEYGNFPPQMLPPGSPSDRVPSAPPGTIFVLGPEGGYAVPPRRYTLLFGRDREDVHVPVGVDDPSVSRRHGVFTCTAADGDWWLVNTGNLPIELPDGVLMLAGHKRVIESGYTPLVINSSKRRSHLVEVRVVDEDDRNPRSTSGAETVDPETVYELSPQERLVLTALARRYLEGHDAFPLPLAWEDTARQVNASPYVTKSWTHKSVANTVEDVRERLHRRGVRGLLRDEVGEPVGSTLSVNLIRELLKTATLSAQDLELLADKN, from the coding sequence ATGGAGTACGGAAACTTCCCACCCCAGATGCTGCCGCCGGGCAGTCCCTCCGACAGGGTGCCCTCGGCGCCGCCGGGGACGATCTTCGTACTGGGTCCGGAGGGCGGGTACGCCGTGCCGCCGCGCCGGTACACGCTGCTGTTCGGGCGCGACCGCGAGGACGTGCATGTGCCGGTCGGTGTCGACGACCCGAGCGTCAGCCGTCGGCACGGCGTGTTCACCTGCACGGCCGCGGACGGCGACTGGTGGCTGGTCAACACCGGCAATCTGCCGATCGAACTGCCCGACGGCGTGCTCATGCTCGCCGGCCACAAGCGCGTCATCGAGTCCGGGTACACCCCGCTGGTGATCAATTCGTCCAAGCGGCGTTCCCACCTGGTGGAGGTCCGCGTCGTGGACGAGGACGACCGGAACCCCCGCTCCACGAGCGGTGCGGAGACCGTGGATCCCGAGACGGTCTACGAACTCTCCCCGCAGGAGCGGCTGGTGCTCACCGCACTCGCCCGGCGCTACCTGGAGGGCCACGACGCCTTCCCGCTCCCGCTGGCCTGGGAGGACACGGCCCGTCAGGTCAACGCCTCCCCCTACGTGACCAAGTCCTGGACCCACAAGTCGGTCGCGAACACGGTCGAGGACGTGCGCGAACGGCTGCACCGCCGGGGCGTGCGCGGACTGCTGCGCGACGAGGTCGGCGAGCCGGTCGGCTCGACACTCAGTGTCAACCTGATCAGGGAACTGCTGAAGACGGCGACGCTGAGTGCTCAGGACCTGGAGTTGCTGGCCGACAAGAACTGA
- a CDS encoding serine/threonine-protein kinase yields MMDSTIAEPLGADDPQEIGSFNIIGLLGVGGMGEVYLGVSDKGYAAVKRVRSRLVSSERFEREVGILYRVPAGVGPRVLASDGTAERPWFATEYVPGLTVDEAVRLRGPLPAEALWLLLAEAATHLSAVHALEIVHRDVKPGNVMLVRDGVKLIDFGIARAADQARLTKSGGSYGTQGFSAPEQQAGGGGEDVDAPADVYSLGALVLYAASGRTPGVVADVEPLRAVDADLAAVIGSCLATGPGARPTARELVEAARAHLSVPPPSWPSEVMSRIASRRAFAATPVGKLETVPPPDLDADPTPETAPPSAASPRHPRKRLLLLPSAAVIALGAVAAFLLVPSASRHNGAAHTSDSASVSVEPVAGTTRTSSASPSRSTPPTAGSGLPTPAGTDTTVPPSASSARSPSGPAATAASSAAATRVTSSSISGINGSDDPAQVKGSEADTSWVGNDAACSAWLDDNGSGELAGVLNTSLRQSCGAELHRSDGIAYTFQADWGAAKTNFISDVGRTMWICVWNASDRSDEQCSARFAMNGDTPVKE; encoded by the coding sequence ATGATGGATAGCACGATCGCCGAACCACTCGGCGCGGACGATCCACAGGAGATCGGCAGCTTCAACATCATCGGTCTGCTCGGCGTCGGCGGTATGGGTGAGGTCTACCTCGGGGTGTCCGACAAGGGCTACGCCGCCGTCAAGCGCGTCCGGTCACGGTTGGTCTCCAGCGAGCGCTTCGAACGTGAGGTCGGCATCCTCTACCGTGTGCCGGCCGGGGTCGGGCCGCGGGTGCTGGCGAGCGACGGCACCGCGGAACGTCCCTGGTTCGCCACCGAGTACGTGCCCGGACTCACCGTGGACGAGGCGGTCCGGCTGCGCGGCCCGCTGCCTGCCGAGGCGCTGTGGCTGCTGTTGGCCGAGGCGGCCACTCACCTGTCGGCCGTGCACGCGCTCGAGATCGTGCACCGTGACGTCAAGCCCGGCAACGTCATGCTGGTGCGGGACGGCGTGAAGCTGATCGACTTCGGCATCGCGCGCGCCGCGGACCAGGCGAGGCTCACCAAGAGCGGTGGCAGCTACGGCACTCAGGGATTCTCGGCACCGGAACAGCAGGCCGGGGGCGGGGGCGAGGACGTGGACGCGCCCGCGGACGTCTACTCGCTCGGGGCGCTCGTGCTCTACGCGGCTTCGGGCCGTACGCCCGGTGTCGTCGCCGACGTCGAGCCGCTGCGTGCCGTGGATGCCGACCTCGCCGCCGTCATCGGGTCCTGTCTCGCGACCGGACCCGGAGCACGCCCCACCGCCCGGGAGTTGGTGGAGGCGGCCCGCGCACACCTGTCCGTTCCTCCTCCCTCCTGGCCTTCCGAGGTCATGTCACGCATCGCCTCGCGACGTGCCTTCGCCGCGACGCCGGTCGGCAAGCTGGAGACCGTCCCGCCGCCGGACCTGGATGCGGATCCGACGCCTGAGACCGCGCCCCCGTCCGCCGCGTCACCTCGCCATCCACGCAAACGCCTGCTCCTGCTCCCGAGCGCCGCAGTGATCGCCCTCGGCGCCGTCGCAGCGTTCCTACTCGTCCCGTCCGCCTCCCGGCACAACGGCGCTGCGCATACGTCCGACAGCGCGTCGGTCAGCGTCGAGCCCGTGGCCGGGACGACACGGACGTCCTCCGCGAGCCCAAGCCGTTCGACCCCGCCCACCGCGGGGTCGGGGCTCCCGACCCCGGCCGGCACGGACACGACCGTCCCGCCGAGTGCGTCCAGCGCGCGTTCGCCCTCTGGCCCCGCCGCGACTGCCGCGTCCTCAGCAGCCGCCACCCGCGTCACCTCGTCGTCGATCAGTGGTATCAACGGCAGCGACGACCCGGCACAGGTCAAGGGCTCCGAGGCGGACACCTCCTGGGTCGGCAACGACGCCGCCTGCTCCGCCTGGCTGGACGACAACGGCTCCGGCGAACTCGCAGGCGTGCTCAACACCTCCCTGCGCCAAAGCTGTGGCGCCGAACTCCACCGAAGCGACGGCATCGCGTACACGTTCCAGGCCGACTGGGGCGCCGCGAAAACAAACTTCATCTCAGACGTCGGCCGCACGATGTGGATCTGCGTCTGGAATGCGAGCGACCGATCCGACGAACAGTGCTCCGCCCGCTTCGCCATGAACGGCGACACCCCGGTCAAGGAGTGA
- a CDS encoding type II toxin-antitoxin system VapC family toxin produces the protein MIVIDCSSLVHFLLDHGTTGTAIRERVGRADALAAPGLLDYEITSAVFGLARGRRGDKPKITEKEALKAITDYQTLALDLHPTLVLWQRVRELSNNLSVYDAHYVALAESFGVPLITSDARIERSGAARCTIEIFEAPST, from the coding sequence TTGATCGTCATTGACTGCTCCAGCCTCGTCCACTTCCTCCTCGACCACGGCACAACCGGAACCGCGATCCGTGAGCGGGTGGGCCGCGCCGATGCTCTCGCAGCGCCGGGACTGCTGGACTACGAGATCACCTCGGCCGTCTTCGGGCTGGCCCGCGGCCGGCGAGGGGACAAGCCCAAGATCACGGAAAAGGAGGCACTGAAGGCGATCACCGACTACCAGACCCTCGCTCTCGACCTGCACCCGACGCTGGTCCTCTGGCAGCGCGTACGCGAGCTGTCGAACAACCTCTCCGTCTACGACGCGCATTACGTGGCCCTCGCCGAGAGCTTCGGCGTTCCGCTGATCACCAGCGACGCCAGGATCGAGCGCAGCGGGGCAGCACGCTGCACGATCGAGATCTTCGAGGCACCCAGCACCTGA
- a CDS encoding antitoxin, with protein sequence MTAITIRDVPDDTVNALKVRAAQAGKSLQAYALDLLSREAAKPTLAEMATRLERETRTELGTTDILDAIEDGRDRR encoded by the coding sequence ATGACCGCGATCACGATCCGAGATGTCCCGGACGACACAGTCAACGCCCTGAAGGTCCGCGCCGCACAGGCGGGCAAGTCGCTCCAGGCGTACGCCCTGGACCTTCTCTCCCGTGAAGCCGCCAAGCCCACCCTCGCGGAGATGGCCACACGCCTGGAGCGTGAAACCCGCACCGAGCTCGGCACGACCGACATCCTCGACGCCATCGAGGACGGGCGAGACCGACGTTGA